The DNA window CCCGGTTTTGGAGACCGGTGCTCTACCAATTGAGCTACGGGCGTAAACCAAGTGGCCAGGGGCAGAATCGAACTGCCGACACCGTGATTTTCAGTCACGTGCTCTACCAACTGAGCTACCTGGCCCAGCCTTCGCTTTTCACTGCCCTGTAGCGAAGTCGCCGCAAGGCAACTGAGCTACCTGGCCCAGCCTGCATCTCTCTCCGTCTGTAGCGAAGTCGCCGAAGGCAACTGAGCTACCTGGCCCAGCCTTCATCTCCGACCGGCCTGAGCCGCCGCATCCTGCCGATGAAAAACCCGCGCTGCCGAAGCGGCGCGGGCGATCAGACAGAGTCGGGCGGACGCTGCTGCCGATCGCACCGGCTCAGCCGTATTGTGTATAGCGGGGGCGGGATTTGAACCCGCGACCTCCGGGTTATGAGCCCGGCGAGCTACCAGACTGCTCCACCCCGCGACAGACCTGAAAGTTAACCGGCGTTCGCCGGGGTGTCAACCACAGATCGAGACGTTCCTGACGCGCAGAACGGCGCCGAAAACGGTCGCCAAAGATGGCGATTCCGGGGCCGGTTGTCCACCCGGATTCTCCGGGGTCGCGAATGGCCGGCGAAAGCGGCGCTCCAGCGTCCGATGCACGACGGGGCGGGCCCGTGACAACAGGCCCGCCCCGTCTATCGAAACGGCGTCCGGCTCAGACGCGATCGTCGCGCTTGGAATCGCGCTCGCTCACCTCTTGCTTCAGCTCGCCGACCTTCTTCTGCACCTTGCCCTTCGCCTGCTGGGCGCGGCCCTTGAGGTGCTCGCTGGTATTGTCGGTCGCGTCGCCGAGGTCACCGCGCAGGTTGCCCTTCTGCTCTTCGATGGTGCCCTCGACACGATCCTTGGTTCCTTCGCGATGTAGATTGCGATCGGCCATATGAAACCTCCTGGACTGCTGAATCCTGTGGCCGCGGGCGAATGCCCGCGGCGTGCACAACCGCGCTCCGGGCGCGGCGTACTCAACAGGAAGCAAGCGACGTGCCTAATATGTTTACTGGTCGGTACTTGCACTCATCAGCAGGGTTTCCCAGCGATCCACCATCGTCTCGAATGCGTAGCGGCTGTGCGCTGCGGCACTGGCCGCCCGGCCGTACGTCTGGCGCCGCTGCGCGTCCTGCAGGGTGCGCAGGGCGTTGGCGACGGCGGCCGCATCGAACGGCGTGACGATGCCGCAGCGCGGTTCGGCCTCGAGCGCCTCGACAGCTCCGCTCACCGCGGTGCTCACGACCGGCAGGCCGGCCGCCATCGCCTCGAGCATGCCGCTGGACATCCCCTCCTGGTCGGACGTCACGACGTACACGTCGAGGGCGCGAAGCACGTTGCCGACGTCTTCGCGGTGTCCGGCGAAATGCACCCGTGCCGCAACGCCACCTGCTTCGG is part of the Longimicrobiales bacterium genome and encodes:
- a CDS encoding CsbD family protein, whose translation is MADRNLHREGTKDRVEGTIEEQKGNLRGDLGDATDNTSEHLKGRAQQAKGKVQKKVGELKQEVSERDSKRDDRV